The Neospora caninum Liverpool complete genome, chromosome X genome includes a region encoding these proteins:
- a CDS encoding 14-3-3-like protein, related, protein MLPFAGSPSHLGLGTTRAQDRSAAQAGLFRPPSSPPSPAMAPTTPKEPTLLAKLKMHQIAMRMVKVAEMQRRRHRKSIEDHEAAVHLDEEHIAAATGVRLDNVLAFRKLVNATMNATVASASLREKDSVLGKTTLAMSIFNIPSEIQRRVTDKDRWRRLFPAARGERPGGVLTALFLAIMAEACGRYDEADVYILQLLVCKAARLEELTPEERTCVQRAFHRRIQQSKNSWKHVMALEKALDIRRDASNSKRSYKIAELAACKDRLRDDIVRHCYGIIWATTHLIMPTPGSPATQMFSHKCIATAFRQVTQFTDSVPQYQCLQLAEANYKRAVHFAKTDETMGPCDKLRIETLISWANFLFYNLEKKDEALASARETLQESMTKLDSVPQAQFADVVEALQLLMKSIWRWSQESRKDAVYDWWSSP, encoded by the exons ATGTTGCCTTTCGCCGGCTCGCCCAGTCATCTGGGGCTGGGGACCACGCGTGCCCAGGACCGATCCGCCGCGCAGGCTGGTCTGTTTCgtccgccgtcttcgcccccgAGCCCCGCGATGGCCCCGACCACTCCAAAGGAGCCTACGCTCCTGGCGAAGCTCAAAATGCATCAGATTGCCATGAGAATGGTGAAGGTAGCGGAGatgcagcggcggcggcaccGCAAAAGCATCGAAGACCACGAGGCGGCTGTACACCTCGACGAAGAACACATTGCAGCCGCCACCGGCGTGCGCCTGGATAATGTGCTTGCCTTCCGTAAACTTGTGAATGCCACGATGAACGCTACGGTggcttccgcgtctctgagagagaaagattcAGTCCTCGGGAAAACAACTCTTGCCATGAGCATCTTCAACATTCCTTCCGAGATCCAGAGACGCGTCACAG ACAAAGACAGGTGGAGGCGGCTCTTCCCTGCAGCCCGTGGAGAACGTCCTGGCGGTGTGTTAACGGCACTCTTCCTGGCAATAATGGCCGAAGCATGCGGTCGGTATGATGAAGCAGACGTCTACATCCTTCAGCTTCTCGTGTGCAAGGCCGCGCGAC TTGAGGAGCTGACGCCGGAGGAGCGAACATGCGTCCAGCGCGCGTTTCACCGCCGAATCCAGCAGAGCAAGAATTCCTGGAAGCACGTGATGGCTCTTGAGAAAGCTTTGGATATTCGACGAGACGCTAGCAACTCTAAAAGATCCTACAAAATTGCGGAGCTAGCAGCGTGCAA GGACCGATTGAGGGACGACATTGTGCGACACTGCTATGGCATCATTTGGGCCACCACGCACTTGATTATGCCAACTCCTGGGTCGCCGGCGACTCAGATGTTTTCTCACAAGTGCATCGCGACCGCCTTTCGACAGGTCACACAATTCACCGACTCCGTGCCCCAGTATCAGTGCCTCCAGCTGGCTGAGGCGAACTACAAGAGAGCGGTACATTTTGCCAAGACAGACG AGACCATGGGGCCTTGCGATAAGCTGCGGATCGAGACTCTCATCAGCTGGGCGAACTTCCTGTTCTACAacctcgagaagaaggacgaagcgTTGGCATCCGCTCGTGAAACACTTCAGGAGAGCATGACGAAGCTCGACTCGGTGCCGCAAGCGCAGTTTGCGGATGTTGTGGAAGCTTTGCAGCTTCTCATGAAGAGCATCTGGCGGTGGAGCCAAGAAAGCCGCAAGGACGCAGTGTACGACTGGTGGTCCAGTCCCTGA